From the genome of Gracilinanus agilis isolate LMUSP501 chromosome 2, AgileGrace, whole genome shotgun sequence, one region includes:
- the LOC123232931 gene encoding 40S ribosomal protein S29-like: MGHQQLYWSHPHKFSQGSRSCRVCSNWHGLIHKYGLNVCRQCFRQYTKDISSIKLN, from the coding sequence ATGGGTCACCAGCAGCTCTACTGGAGCCATCCTCACAAATTCAGCCAGGGGTCTCGGTCTTGCCGTGTATGTTCTAACTGGCATGGCCTGATCCACAAGTATGGCCTGAATGTGTGCCGCCAATGCTTCCGACAATATACAAAAGACATCAGTTCCATTAAGTTGAACTAA